From Pirellulales bacterium, the proteins below share one genomic window:
- a CDS encoding TspO/MBR family protein, producing MSLAVSFTAAGIGGWLTSKSLATWYPGLAKPSWNPPDWIFGPVWTLLYTMMAVAAWLVWLSRRSQPVRLPLGLYVVQLVLNVLWSALFFAFQSPGAAVGEIVVLWLAIAATYFSFLRVNRAAGVLIAPYWAWVSFATALNFAIWRLN from the coding sequence GTGTCTTTGGCCGTAAGCTTTACGGCGGCAGGCATCGGCGGCTGGCTGACAAGCAAGAGCCTGGCAACCTGGTATCCGGGCCTTGCGAAGCCGAGTTGGAATCCGCCGGACTGGATCTTCGGTCCTGTCTGGACACTGCTCTACACGATGATGGCCGTTGCCGCATGGCTGGTCTGGCTGTCACGACGCTCGCAGCCGGTCCGGTTGCCGCTCGGCCTGTACGTAGTGCAACTCGTGCTGAACGTGCTGTGGTCTGCCTTGTTCTTTGCGTTTCAGTCGCCGGGCGCGGCCGTTGGCGAGATCGTCGTGCTGTGGCTGGCGATTGCAGCTACCTACTTTTCGTTTTTGCGCGTAAATCGCGCGGCCGGGGTTTTGATCGCTCCCTATTGGGCGTGGGTGTCGTTCGCGACGGCCTTGAACTTTGCCATCTGGCGACTGAATTGA
- a CDS encoding deoxyribodipyrimidine photolyase, with amino-acid sequence MQGVPEIRIRTANDQAVNSDGDYVLYWMIANRRTRWNFALDRAVDHARELKKPLVILEALRYGYPWASDRLHRFILQGMAANQEALGGSKALYYPYVEPKQGAGHGLLEALADHACVVVTDEFPCFFLPRMVAAAAKRLPVLCEQVDTNGLLPLRAATESYPTAYAFRRFLQRTLGEHLDHAPRADALARAALPRLAKLPTAITRRWPMASAKLLAGDAKELAELPIDHTVGVVETEGGAAAGEKTLRRFLSRLLTRYPEDRNEPAADATSNLSPYLHFGHISSHEIFHCLAEQENWTAESLGKKAAGKRSGWWGMSDAAEAFLDQFITWRELGYNFCTTRDDYDQFDSLPDWAKKTLHKHERDHRPTIYSTEEFAAAKTHDELWNAAQRQLLTEGRMHNYLRMLWGKKILEWSATPREALDTMIDLNNKYAIDGRNPNSYSGIFWILGRFDRPWGPERPIFGTVRYMSSDNTARKFDIAPYLAKYGATGAEKDPADHKRTSPRQRLSKKR; translated from the coding sequence ATGCAAGGCGTTCCCGAGATTCGTATCCGCACGGCCAATGATCAAGCGGTGAATTCCGACGGTGATTACGTCCTTTACTGGATGATTGCCAATCGGCGCACGCGTTGGAACTTCGCGCTCGATCGAGCGGTCGACCATGCCCGCGAGCTCAAGAAGCCGCTCGTGATTCTCGAAGCATTGCGCTACGGATATCCGTGGGCCAGCGATCGGTTGCACCGCTTCATCCTGCAAGGCATGGCCGCCAATCAAGAGGCACTCGGCGGCAGTAAGGCCCTCTACTATCCGTACGTTGAACCGAAGCAAGGGGCTGGGCATGGCCTGCTCGAAGCCCTCGCGGATCATGCCTGCGTGGTAGTCACCGACGAGTTCCCCTGCTTCTTCTTGCCGCGCATGGTTGCGGCGGCTGCCAAGCGACTGCCCGTGCTTTGCGAGCAGGTGGATACAAACGGCCTGTTACCGTTGCGTGCTGCCACGGAATCTTATCCGACCGCATATGCATTCCGCCGATTCTTGCAGCGCACCCTCGGCGAGCATCTGGATCACGCGCCACGAGCCGACGCGCTTGCCCGCGCCGCTCTGCCGCGACTCGCAAAACTGCCGACCGCGATTACGCGGCGCTGGCCAATGGCCTCGGCAAAACTACTGGCAGGGGACGCGAAGGAACTGGCCGAGCTGCCGATCGACCACACGGTCGGTGTCGTGGAAACCGAAGGAGGGGCGGCGGCCGGCGAGAAAACACTGCGACGTTTCTTGTCGCGGTTGCTAACTCGTTATCCCGAAGATCGCAACGAGCCTGCGGCTGACGCCACGAGCAATCTCTCTCCCTATCTGCACTTTGGACACATCTCTTCACACGAGATTTTCCACTGTCTGGCCGAGCAAGAGAATTGGACCGCGGAATCGCTGGGCAAGAAGGCCGCCGGCAAGCGGAGCGGCTGGTGGGGCATGAGCGATGCGGCCGAGGCCTTCCTCGATCAGTTCATTACCTGGCGCGAGCTAGGTTACAACTTTTGCACCACGCGCGACGATTACGACCAATTCGATTCGCTCCCCGATTGGGCGAAGAAGACCCTGCACAAACATGAGCGCGACCACCGGCCCACGATCTACTCGACAGAGGAATTCGCGGCGGCCAAGACGCACGACGAACTTTGGAACGCAGCCCAGCGGCAACTGTTGACCGAAGGGCGAATGCACAATTACCTGCGCATGCTGTGGGGGAAAAAGATCCTCGAATGGTCGGCCACGCCGCGCGAGGCGCTCGACACGATGATTGATCTGAACAACAAGTACGCGATCGACGGTCGCAATCCCAACTCGTACTCAGGAATCTTTTGGATTCTGGGGCGCTTTGATCGTCCGTGGGGGCCCGAGCGGCCCATATTTGGAACGGTCCGTTACATGAGCTCGGACAACACGGCCCGCAAGTTTGACATCGCACCGTATCTGGCAAAATACGGTGCGACGGGTGCCGAAAAAGATCCTGCGGATCACAAGCGAACCTCGCCGCGGCAGCGGTTGTCCAAAAAGCGATGA